The following coding sequences lie in one Bacteroidota bacterium genomic window:
- a CDS encoding glycosyltransferase — MSAHKKRILVCPLDWGIGHASRCVPIVRRLIASGHEPVIAASGNGKALLQSHFPEVEVIDFPSVQIKYSRGKHLGWKLLWQMPGFIFGIIREHQKLQQIIHDRGIDALISDNRFGCWSKKIPCVYITHQVNLIAPLFPRLLSPILSRMHHWIIRRYTACWIPDLKGEPNLAGKLSHPPPEKPESSYVGLLSRFNHAVKQDTSHRPYVLAILSGPEPQRSLLEEKLILELTEYELVIVRGLPGQHTPPPPNARTTWYNHVDDQTFVSLVAGAAHIICRSGYSTIMDLGALGRTAHLIPTPGQTEQKYLALHLGKMGLFSWQSQNGRILLPAQSGSLSPALLAHLKTDHLTLAVDAWLHQL; from the coding sequence TTGTCAGCCCATAAAAAACGCATTCTTGTATGTCCGCTCGACTGGGGCATCGGGCATGCCTCACGCTGCGTGCCCATCGTCCGAAGGCTTATCGCTTCGGGCCATGAGCCGGTGATTGCTGCAAGCGGAAATGGCAAGGCCTTGCTGCAAAGCCACTTCCCGGAAGTGGAAGTTATTGATTTTCCTTCTGTACAAATCAAATACAGCCGTGGCAAACATCTGGGATGGAAACTCCTGTGGCAGATGCCGGGATTTATTTTCGGAATAATTCGTGAACATCAAAAACTTCAGCAAATTATTCACGACAGAGGCATTGATGCCCTCATTTCCGACAACCGCTTTGGCTGCTGGTCGAAAAAAATTCCCTGTGTCTATATTACCCATCAGGTGAACCTGATCGCACCGCTTTTTCCCCGGCTGCTCTCTCCCATTCTCAGCCGGATGCACCATTGGATAATCAGAAGATATACAGCATGTTGGATTCCTGACTTAAAGGGAGAACCAAACCTGGCGGGAAAGCTTTCGCACCCCCCGCCCGAAAAACCGGAAAGCAGCTATGTTGGTTTGCTGAGCCGGTTCAATCATGCAGTGAAACAGGATACCTCTCACAGACCTTATGTGCTGGCCATCCTTTCCGGCCCGGAACCTCAGCGCAGCCTGCTGGAAGAAAAACTCATCTTAGAACTTACAGAATACGAACTTGTTATCGTCCGTGGACTACCCGGACAGCATACCCCTCCCCCACCCAATGCCAGAACTACCTGGTATAACCACGTGGACGACCAAACCTTTGTTTCGCTTGTGGCCGGGGCTGCCCACATTATCTGTCGCTCAGGCTATTCCACTATAATGGATCTTGGGGCCCTTGGGCGAACTGCCCACCTGATACCTACCCCGGGACAAACAGAGCAGAAATATCTTGCCCTGCACCTGGGCAAGATGGGGCTATTCAGCTGGCAAAGCCAAAACGGACGCATCCTATTGCCAGCGCAATCCGGCTCTCTGTCGCCTGCTTTGCTGGCACATCTGAAAACAGACCACCTGACCCTGGCGGTGGATGCGTGGCTCCATCAGCTTTAA
- a CDS encoding TonB-dependent receptor codes for MKKNLLSGMMTMLLMFLFQAAFAQGVTTSALSGRVTDSKGETLPGATVVAVHNPSGTVYGTITGADGRYFIPSMRIGGPYTVTVSFVGYKESQYKDIFLALGTATNLNAVLSETALELGEIVVTGKKDAVFSSDRTGAATTIPNEAIRTLPSLSRSINDFTRLTPQASGRSFAGQDSRLNNITIDGSIFNNSFGLADQPGGRTGKAPIALDAIEEIQVNIAPYDVRQAGFVGAGINAVTKSGTNEFKGSAYFTNRNEKLVGSKANGKEVTSTDFNVNQFGANLGGPIIKNKLFFFASAEFDRDARPATPFRANNGGEPVGGNVTRVLRSDLDNLRSFLKEKFNYETGPYEGYNSEAFGDNLIAKLDYNISKNHKASLRYNYFNSQTDVLASNSSSLGFGNRRSNTQALNYQNTNYIQKEKIHSIIGELNSVFGKVTNNLILGYTYQNEDRGSRGDFFPLVEIQESANTYISFGFEPFTPNNKLQYSTLQLQNNVTYFAGKHVFTGGINVERFSFENVFFPGSQSVYVYNSLADFYTDANAHLANPNRGVGDPNFEGPVTLRRFQLRYSALPGGAEPVQPTKVTYAGAYIQDEFSPIEGLNITAGVRIDVPFFAETGYYNETVANQNFIDRDKNRNYKISTAKLPDPKPLFSPRLGFNYEVLKDRKLQVRGGSGLFTGRPAFVWISNQIGNNGVLTGFTQVDNTKKYFFSPDPKRWIPANASLPSSYELAITDPNFKFPQIWRSNLAVDGKLPFDLIGTVEFIYTKEINGIGYFNANLPDSTQNFAGPDQRPYYLARRINNNVVNAIVLDNEGKGSSNMLALSLERPFSNGFFAKASYSRGVSKNTVNPGSIAAGSYNNNAIVFDPNNAPVAFSDYDQPSRFFLAASYRKEYAGFGATQVGIFVEGRDQGRFSYIYSTDMNNDGNLNDLMYIPKDKSEMNFQTYKPSVSGLTATADYTAEQQAEDFEKYILQDKYLSKNRGKYAERNGAVIPYIWQIDLNITQEFFVNVNGKRNTIQLSANLFNFGNLLNDKWGVGYVVNSSRPVRYQTRDNQGNPVYRMNVLGVRKVNDTTNEIIPITETFSRRNSLSDVWQGQIGIKYIFN; via the coding sequence ATGAAAAAAAACCTACTTTCAGGCATGATGACCATGCTGCTGATGTTTCTATTTCAGGCAGCATTTGCTCAGGGTGTAACCACCTCAGCACTGAGCGGAAGAGTAACTGACAGCAAAGGCGAAACCCTTCCTGGGGCTACTGTGGTTGCTGTGCATAATCCTTCTGGAACTGTTTACGGAACCATCACCGGAGCCGATGGCCGCTATTTTATCCCATCGATGAGGATTGGCGGGCCTTACACAGTTACGGTCAGCTTCGTTGGTTACAAAGAATCGCAGTACAAGGACATTTTCCTCGCGCTGGGTACTGCTACCAATCTGAACGCAGTGCTTTCGGAAACTGCCCTCGAACTGGGTGAGATTGTTGTTACCGGCAAGAAAGATGCCGTTTTCAGCTCCGACCGGACAGGCGCCGCCACCACCATTCCTAACGAAGCCATACGCACGCTCCCCTCGCTCAGCCGTTCCATCAACGATTTCACCCGCCTGACTCCCCAGGCCAGTGGTCGCTCGTTTGCAGGTCAGGACTCAAGGCTGAACAACATCACCATCGACGGCTCGATCTTCAACAACAGTTTTGGTTTGGCTGACCAGCCCGGCGGCCGTACCGGCAAAGCCCCCATTGCCCTGGATGCAATCGAAGAGATTCAGGTTAACATTGCTCCTTACGACGTTCGTCAGGCAGGTTTTGTGGGCGCCGGCATCAACGCTGTGACCAAGAGTGGTACCAACGAATTCAAAGGCTCGGCATACTTTACCAACCGTAACGAAAAACTGGTTGGTTCGAAAGCCAATGGAAAAGAGGTAACCTCCACCGACTTCAACGTCAATCAGTTTGGCGCCAACCTGGGCGGCCCAATCATCAAAAACAAGCTCTTCTTCTTTGCCAGTGCAGAGTTTGACCGCGATGCCCGTCCTGCCACACCTTTCCGCGCCAACAACGGAGGTGAACCCGTTGGCGGCAACGTTACCCGTGTGCTGCGCAGCGACCTCGACAACCTGCGTTCGTTCCTGAAAGAAAAATTCAACTACGAAACAGGACCATACGAAGGCTACAACAGCGAAGCCTTCGGAGACAACCTGATTGCAAAGCTCGACTACAACATCTCCAAAAATCATAAAGCCAGCCTGCGTTACAACTATTTTAACTCGCAAACCGACGTGCTTGCCAGCAACAGTTCTTCGCTTGGTTTTGGTAACCGTCGCAGCAACACCCAGGCTCTCAACTACCAAAACACCAACTACATCCAGAAAGAAAAAATTCACTCCATCATCGGTGAGCTCAACAGTGTTTTCGGAAAAGTAACCAACAACCTCATTCTTGGTTATACCTATCAAAATGAAGACCGTGGTTCGCGCGGTGATTTCTTCCCACTTGTAGAAATTCAGGAATCTGCCAATACTTACATCTCCTTTGGTTTTGAGCCATTTACTCCCAACAACAAGCTGCAATACAGCACCCTGCAATTGCAGAATAACGTAACCTATTTCGCTGGAAAGCATGTATTTACGGGTGGTATAAACGTTGAACGCTTCTCGTTTGAAAACGTATTCTTCCCTGGTTCGCAGAGTGTTTATGTGTACAACAGCCTTGCTGACTTTTACACCGACGCCAATGCACACCTGGCCAATCCGAACCGTGGTGTGGGCGATCCAAACTTTGAAGGACCTGTTACCCTGCGTCGCTTCCAGCTTCGTTATTCCGCCCTGCCTGGGGGAGCCGAGCCTGTGCAGCCCACCAAAGTTACCTATGCTGGCGCCTACATCCAGGATGAGTTTTCACCCATCGAAGGCCTGAACATCACTGCCGGCGTGCGTATTGACGTACCTTTCTTTGCCGAAACAGGTTACTACAACGAAACTGTCGCCAACCAGAACTTCATTGACCGCGACAAAAACCGCAACTACAAAATCAGCACCGCTAAATTGCCCGATCCAAAGCCTTTGTTCTCACCCCGTTTGGGCTTCAACTACGAAGTGCTGAAAGATCGCAAGCTTCAGGTGCGCGGTGGTAGCGGCCTGTTCACCGGCCGTCCGGCATTTGTCTGGATCTCGAACCAGATTGGCAACAACGGTGTACTCACCGGTTTCACCCAGGTGGACAACACCAAGAAGTACTTCTTCAGCCCCGATCCAAAGCGCTGGATCCCCGCCAATGCTTCGCTGCCCTCGTCTTACGAACTGGCCATTACCGATCCCAACTTCAAGTTTCCCCAGATCTGGCGTTCGAACCTGGCTGTTGACGGCAAACTGCCTTTCGATCTGATTGGTACTGTTGAGTTTATCTACACCAAAGAAATCAACGGTATCGGCTACTTCAACGCCAACCTGCCCGACAGCACCCAAAACTTCGCAGGCCCCGACCAGCGCCCGTACTATCTTGCACGCCGCATCAACAACAATGTGGTGAATGCGATTGTCCTCGACAACGAAGGCAAAGGCAGCAGCAATATGCTGGCATTGAGCCTTGAGCGTCCTTTCAGCAATGGCTTCTTCGCCAAAGCCAGCTACTCGAGGGGTGTTTCCAAGAACACCGTGAACCCCGGTTCAATTGCCGCCGGCTCTTACAATAACAACGCCATCGTGTTCGATCCCAACAACGCACCTGTTGCCTTCTCCGACTACGATCAGCCCAGCCGTTTCTTCCTGGCCGCTTCTTATCGCAAAGAATACGCAGGCTTTGGTGCCACCCAGGTGGGTATCTTCGTCGAAGGTCGCGATCAAGGACGTTTCAGCTACATTTACTCGACCGACATGAACAACGACGGCAACCTCAACGACCTGATGTACATCCCCAAGGATAAGTCGGAGATGAACTTCCAGACTTACAAGCCTTCGGTTAGTGGCTTGACCGCAACAGCTGACTACACCGCCGAACAGCAGGCCGAAGATTTCGAAAAATACATCCTGCAGGACAAGTACCTCAGCAAAAACCGCGGCAAATATGCAGAGCGCAACGGTGCGGTCATTCCTTACATCTGGCAGATTGACCTCAACATCACCCAGGAATTCTTTGTCAATGTGAATGGAAAGCGCAACACCATCCAGCTGAGCGCCAACCTCTTCAACTTTGGCAACCTGCTCAATGACAAATGGGGCGTAGGTTATGTGGTGAACAGCAGCCGACCCGTAAGGTATCAGACACGCGACAACCAGGGCAATCCTGTGTATCGCATGAACGTACTGGGTGTAAGGAAAGTTAACGATACCACCAACGAAATCATCCCGATCACCGAAACCTTCAGCCGCCGCAACAGCCTGTCTGACGTATGGCAAGGACAAATCGGTATCAAGTACATCTTTAACTAA
- a CDS encoding MFS transporter gives MRNKIITRNVWYLALVSLMADVASELLYPVVPVYLKTIGFSVFMIGLLEGIAEAVAGLSKGYFGQWSDRRASRMPFVRTGYLLSAVAKPLMVASVQPLIVFLARTADRFGKGIRTAPRDALLAAEAGKQHKAKVFGFHRGMDTLGAVFGPLLALAFLSAYPGAYVSLFLLAAIPGLIAVGLTFGVKEKKEEAAVKARPGFLEFFRYWRQSPATFRRLIAPMIFFALFNSSDMLLILRMRELTGSDQTAIMAYILYNLVYALASYPLGSLADKIGLKTVFSLGLVIFAAAYAGMGLQATLVQGFILFGVYGIYMAATEGISKAWVSKVVPPDETATAIGLFSALQSLALMLASSIAGAVWALYGATAAFMLTAAASMITLVWLQLAMRKE, from the coding sequence ATGAGAAACAAAATCATCACCCGGAATGTCTGGTACCTGGCATTGGTAAGTTTGATGGCCGATGTGGCCAGCGAGTTGCTCTACCCTGTGGTGCCGGTATATCTCAAGACCATCGGATTTTCTGTTTTCATGATTGGCCTGCTCGAGGGCATAGCCGAAGCTGTGGCCGGACTGAGCAAAGGTTATTTTGGTCAGTGGTCTGATCGCCGTGCGAGCCGGATGCCCTTCGTGCGCACAGGATATTTGCTGTCGGCCGTGGCAAAACCTTTGATGGTAGCTTCGGTGCAGCCGCTGATAGTGTTTCTGGCCCGTACAGCCGACCGCTTCGGCAAAGGCATACGCACCGCACCCCGCGATGCGTTGCTGGCGGCTGAGGCTGGCAAGCAACACAAGGCCAAAGTATTTGGTTTTCACCGTGGTATGGATACCCTTGGTGCAGTCTTCGGCCCTTTGCTTGCGCTTGCTTTCCTGTCAGCCTATCCTGGGGCGTATGTCAGCTTGTTTCTGCTGGCAGCCATTCCGGGTCTTATTGCCGTTGGCCTTACTTTTGGCGTGAAAGAGAAAAAGGAAGAGGCTGCTGTTAAAGCGCGTCCGGGTTTTCTTGAGTTTTTCAGATACTGGAGACAAAGCCCTGCGACTTTCCGGCGGCTTATAGCGCCCATGATTTTCTTTGCCCTGTTCAATAGCAGCGATATGCTGCTCATTCTCAGGATGCGCGAGCTGACCGGCAGCGATCAGACGGCTATCATGGCATATATTCTTTACAACCTGGTTTATGCGCTGGCCTCGTATCCCCTTGGAAGCCTGGCAGATAAAATTGGCCTTAAAACCGTATTCAGCCTTGGTCTGGTGATTTTTGCCGCAGCGTATGCCGGCATGGGATTGCAGGCCACCTTGGTTCAGGGCTTTATATTGTTTGGGGTGTATGGCATCTATATGGCAGCCACCGAAGGCATCTCCAAAGCCTGGGTTTCGAAGGTTGTTCCACCCGACGAAACCGCAACAGCTATCGGTCTGTTCTCGGCATTGCAAAGCCTGGCCCTCATGCTCGCCAGCAGCATAGCCGGCGCAGTTTGGGCACTTTATGGCGCAACTGCTGCTTTTATGCTCACCGCCGCTGCCAGTATGATCACTTTGGTATGGCTCCAGCTGGCTATGCGCAAAGAATGA
- a CDS encoding hemerythrin domain-containing protein — protein sequence MHISKDMKMVDVVHLNHHLIHIIHRFGIQLGFGEKTTAELCAEYGIDLPFFLEVLNTYHDPSYFPVHNLQQFAASQLITYLKRTHHDYLEYRIPEIEALLNNLMERPDLDGKSRSLLSDFFQQYKSELTRHIQNEEQIVYPYILALERFTLSGNDDDLAYLRSLQYSIQKYEEEHDDVEAKLFDLKNIIIKYIPKPKDSRLLNRILHELFELEADLNNHAHMEDLILVPIVEQMERRLSSTQKA from the coding sequence ATGCATATCAGCAAAGACATGAAGATGGTGGATGTGGTGCATCTGAATCACCATCTCATCCACATCATCCATCGCTTTGGCATACAGCTGGGTTTTGGCGAAAAAACAACCGCTGAACTCTGTGCCGAGTATGGCATCGACCTGCCTTTCTTCCTCGAAGTGCTCAATACCTATCACGACCCTTCTTACTTTCCGGTGCACAACTTGCAGCAATTCGCTGCAAGCCAGCTTATTACCTATCTGAAACGCACCCACCACGATTACCTCGAATACCGGATACCCGAAATCGAGGCGCTGCTCAATAATCTCATGGAACGACCTGACCTGGACGGAAAAAGCCGCAGTCTGCTGAGCGATTTTTTCCAGCAATACAAATCCGAGCTTACGCGGCACATTCAGAACGAAGAGCAGATTGTTTACCCATATATCCTTGCCCTTGAGCGTTTTACGCTGAGCGGCAACGATGATGACCTGGCTTACCTCAGGTCGCTGCAATACTCAATACAGAAATACGAGGAAGAGCACGACGATGTAGAGGCCAAGCTATTCGACCTTAAGAACATCATTATCAAATACATACCAAAGCCAAAAGACAGCAGGCTGCTCAACAGAATCCTGCACGAGCTTTTCGAACTCGAGGCGGATCTGAACAATCATGCGCACATGGAAGACCTGATTCTTGTGCCCATAGTGGAGCAAATGGAACGCAGGCTGTCGTCAACCCAAAAGGCCTAA
- the dprA gene encoding DNA-protecting protein DprA has translation MTDQLLYKIALTLVPGIGDVLGKKLVAYCGGPEAVFREKKRQLEKIPGMGPASIHNLLNHSVFDRAEEEIAFVVKYHIKPLFYLDKAYPKRLQHCADSPIMLYYKGDADLNATYVVGIVGTRNATEYGRQLCDQLVDGLAPLGVLIVSGLAYGIDTAAHRAAVKAGLPTVGVLGHGLDRIYPYANKGLAEKMLHNGGLLTEFTSGTLPDKENFPRRNRIVAGMIDALIVVESGVKGGALITADIASSYNRDVFALPGRVNDAFSEGCNHLIRTNKAALIRNAADLIYSMGWDNKQQPISAQTKLFREFSDEEQQLLSCFNGEKECALDDLMLRSGFPASRLAGLLLGLEFDGVVSALPGKRYRLNN, from the coding sequence ATGACAGACCAGCTCCTTTACAAAATAGCATTGACACTGGTGCCGGGCATTGGCGACGTGCTGGGCAAAAAGCTCGTGGCCTATTGCGGTGGCCCCGAAGCTGTGTTCCGTGAAAAGAAACGTCAGCTCGAAAAGATTCCCGGCATGGGGCCGGCTTCAATTCATAATCTCCTTAATCATAGTGTATTCGACCGGGCGGAGGAGGAAATAGCTTTCGTGGTGAAGTACCACATCAAACCTTTGTTTTACCTCGACAAAGCTTATCCTAAACGTTTGCAGCACTGTGCCGACAGCCCCATCATGCTGTATTACAAAGGCGATGCCGACCTCAATGCCACATATGTGGTCGGGATCGTGGGTACGCGCAATGCCACCGAGTATGGCAGGCAGCTGTGCGACCAGCTTGTAGATGGACTTGCGCCCCTGGGGGTGCTCATTGTCAGCGGTCTGGCCTATGGCATCGATACTGCAGCCCACCGTGCCGCAGTGAAGGCAGGGCTGCCCACCGTCGGAGTGCTGGGGCATGGGCTCGACAGGATTTATCCATACGCCAACAAAGGTCTGGCCGAGAAGATGCTGCACAATGGGGGGCTGCTCACCGAATTCACTTCCGGGACCTTGCCCGACAAGGAAAACTTCCCCAGGCGAAACCGCATTGTGGCCGGGATGATTGATGCCCTGATTGTCGTTGAGTCGGGAGTGAAAGGTGGAGCGCTCATCACTGCCGATATAGCATCGTCGTACAACCGCGATGTGTTTGCCTTGCCCGGGCGCGTCAACGATGCCTTCAGCGAAGGTTGCAACCACCTGATCCGTACCAACAAGGCTGCCCTGATCCGCAATGCCGCCGACCTGATATACAGCATGGGCTGGGACAACAAGCAGCAGCCCATTTCGGCGCAAACAAAGCTTTTCAGGGAATTCAGCGATGAGGAGCAACAACTGCTGTCGTGTTTCAATGGGGAAAAAGAGTGTGCCCTGGACGACCTCATGTTGCGCAGCGGCTTTCCGGCTTCGCGGCTTGCCGGTTTGCTGCTCGGACTCGAATTCGATGGTGTGGTGAGTGCGCTTCCCGGAAAGCGTTACCGGTTAAACAACTGA
- a CDS encoding alkaline phosphatase family protein, producing MKHLLHQLTLFVFLFLPAMDVFAQHPKLQSGPMPGYSEMREAVVWVQTTEAATVQMRYYPLDNAKNVRLSDPVKTEKQRAHTAVLVADQVKPGTRYVYEILIDGEAVKLPYSTEFQTQKIWKWRGNPPEFSFLTGSCAYINEEEFDRPGRPYGGDYRIFENMATHKADFMLWLGDNIYLREPDWNSRTGILARWTHTRSTKELQPFLASTHHYAIWDDHDYGPNDSDRGFFNKNLTLEAFSYFFANPTVGVGDIEGAITSFQWGDADFFLLDNRWYRDPDNLIAENKSILGEKQLQWLLDNLVSSLATFKIVAMGGQFLSTARMFETYINNGFEAERQKIIDFIHQHNIKNVVFVTGDVHFTEMSKLEMEGKPTIYDLTFSTMTAGVNARGGEWNNTLRVPGTVVTKRNFGKVSFRGENRNRELVVECYDTDNQLQWQQIIKQE from the coding sequence ATGAAACACTTGCTCCACCAGCTGACATTGTTTGTTTTTTTGTTTTTGCCCGCAATGGATGTTTTTGCCCAGCATCCAAAGTTGCAGTCCGGTCCCATGCCAGGCTACAGCGAAATGCGCGAAGCCGTGGTCTGGGTGCAAACCACCGAAGCTGCCACAGTTCAGATGCGCTACTATCCCCTGGATAACGCAAAAAACGTTCGATTATCCGACCCGGTAAAAACTGAAAAACAACGTGCCCACACCGCTGTTCTGGTTGCTGATCAGGTTAAACCCGGCACACGCTATGTGTACGAAATTCTTATTGATGGCGAAGCAGTAAAACTTCCCTACTCTACTGAATTTCAGACACAAAAGATTTGGAAATGGAGAGGCAATCCACCCGAATTCAGCTTTTTGACTGGCAGCTGTGCCTACATCAATGAGGAAGAATTCGACCGCCCTGGCAGACCTTACGGAGGTGATTACCGTATTTTTGAAAATATGGCGACACATAAGGCAGATTTCATGCTTTGGCTGGGCGACAATATTTACCTGCGCGAACCGGACTGGAACAGCCGTACGGGGATTCTTGCCCGTTGGACCCATACACGTTCCACAAAAGAGCTGCAGCCCTTCCTGGCCTCGACCCACCACTATGCCATCTGGGACGATCACGACTATGGCCCAAACGACTCCGACCGTGGTTTTTTCAATAAAAACCTGACCCTTGAAGCTTTCAGCTATTTTTTTGCAAATCCTACCGTGGGCGTGGGTGACATCGAAGGCGCAATCACGAGTTTTCAATGGGGCGATGCCGACTTCTTCCTGCTCGACAACCGCTGGTACCGCGACCCGGATAACCTGATTGCAGAAAACAAAAGTATCCTGGGCGAGAAACAACTGCAATGGTTGCTCGACAACCTGGTAAGCAGCTTAGCTACCTTTAAAATAGTAGCCATGGGTGGTCAGTTTCTGAGCACTGCCCGGATGTTCGAAACGTATATCAACAATGGTTTTGAGGCCGAGCGGCAGAAAATCATCGACTTTATTCACCAGCATAACATCAAAAACGTCGTTTTTGTGACCGGCGATGTGCACTTTACAGAGATGTCGAAGCTGGAAATGGAAGGCAAGCCCACGATTTACGACCTCACGTTTTCGACCATGACAGCCGGTGTAAATGCCAGAGGAGGTGAATGGAACAACACCTTAAGGGTACCCGGCACAGTGGTCACCAAACGTAATTTCGGAAAGGTAAGCTTCCGGGGTGAGAACCGCAATCGCGAGTTGGTGGTGGAATGTTACGACACCGACAACCAGCTCCAATGGCAGCAAATCATCAAACAGGAATAA
- a CDS encoding phosphatase PAP2 family protein, translating into MKGKKLILLLVSLLAMLSAALLAWSQLDVQLLHEINAGRQRQFDTLFIVITHTAGPFTFGIPVIMLIVALLRYDRLLRLASWYVMISVAVAVAITNLLKYTINRPRPFETYTFIEKLTSGGSPSFPSGHTSDAFVLAMALSLAFRKWWVTMLSFIWAFAMGYTRMGLGVHYPADVLTGAVVGVASAFVVYELTRERLLPGK; encoded by the coding sequence TTGAAGGGTAAAAAACTCATTCTCCTGCTTGTGTCGTTGCTGGCTATGCTGTCGGCTGCGCTTCTGGCCTGGTCGCAGTTGGATGTGCAGTTGCTGCACGAGATCAATGCAGGCCGGCAGAGGCAGTTCGACACCTTGTTTATCGTGATTACCCACACTGCTGGGCCTTTTACCTTTGGTATTCCTGTAATCATGCTGATTGTGGCGCTTTTGCGCTACGACAGGCTGCTGCGGCTGGCATCCTGGTATGTGATGATTTCGGTGGCTGTGGCCGTAGCCATTACCAATCTGCTCAAATACACCATCAATCGCCCTCGGCCATTCGAAACCTATACTTTTATTGAGAAGCTTACCTCCGGTGGGAGTCCATCATTTCCAAGCGGCCACACCTCCGATGCATTTGTGCTGGCCATGGCTTTAAGTCTGGCGTTCAGAAAATGGTGGGTTACGATGCTCTCATTTATCTGGGCTTTTGCCATGGGCTACACCCGGATGGGACTGGGCGTACACTATCCGGCCGACGTGCTCACGGGAGCCGTGGTGGGTGTGGCTTCGGCATTTGTGGTGTATGAGCTTACCCGCGAGAGACTGCTGCCAGGTAAATAA
- a CDS encoding alkaline phosphatase family protein yields the protein MKLLHNFLLVNVVALLLAANFQYPEPKHKPGQYLVVLSMDGFRWDYLEKARTPNLDEIAKSGVRAERFIPSFPTTTFANHYTMATGLRPSKHGIVANSFYDPLTDRYFNRPGNRKSVEDGTFYGGEPIWVTAELQGIRTATCFWVGSEADVKGIRPTYWKLYQHNMPFADRIDTVLYWLGLPESRRPQLVMWYMDEPDSKGHRLGPENDSLIPLIERLDSLVGVFHARLKALPFYDQINIIVVSDHGMAQLNPDKKVVLDHFVDTTAIIGFDGGSPVMNFRIKPGRLEEFLDQLARVPNIRYWKRGHAPAYLEAGDHPRLHDVTVLADNGYTLSWSGERWRLRGAHGYDNTNPDMHGIFLAKGPAFLNDGYTKKPFHNIHLYQLMAEILGLQPAQTDGSRDSIHDLLKTR from the coding sequence ATGAAGCTTCTTCACAACTTTCTGCTTGTCAACGTTGTAGCTCTTTTACTCGCAGCGAATTTTCAATACCCCGAACCCAAACACAAACCCGGCCAATATCTAGTAGTACTTTCGATGGACGGATTCCGTTGGGATTACCTTGAAAAGGCACGCACCCCCAACCTGGATGAGATTGCAAAATCAGGCGTTCGTGCCGAACGTTTCATACCAAGTTTTCCCACAACCACCTTTGCCAACCACTACACCATGGCCACCGGTCTGCGCCCCAGCAAACATGGTATCGTAGCCAACAGCTTCTACGATCCGTTGACCGACAGGTATTTCAACCGCCCTGGAAACAGAAAAAGTGTTGAAGACGGTACGTTCTACGGTGGCGAACCCATCTGGGTGACGGCAGAATTGCAGGGCATCCGCACTGCCACTTGTTTTTGGGTAGGCAGCGAGGCCGATGTCAAGGGCATCCGCCCGACTTATTGGAAGCTTTATCAACACAATATGCCCTTTGCCGACCGCATCGACACGGTGCTCTACTGGCTTGGCCTGCCAGAATCGCGGCGTCCGCAACTTGTGATGTGGTATATGGATGAGCCGGATTCGAAAGGACACCGCCTTGGCCCGGAAAACGACAGCCTGATTCCGTTGATTGAAAGGCTCGATAGTCTGGTGGGCGTTTTTCACGCCAGACTGAAAGCCCTTCCTTTTTATGACCAGATAAATATCATCGTGGTTTCCGACCACGGCATGGCCCAACTCAATCCCGACAAGAAAGTCGTTCTCGACCACTTTGTTGATACTACGGCAATCATAGGCTTTGATGGCGGGAGTCCGGTGATGAATTTCAGGATAAAACCGGGCCGGCTGGAGGAATTCCTGGATCAACTTGCCAGGGTGCCAAATATTCGTTACTGGAAACGCGGCCATGCCCCGGCATATCTCGAAGCAGGCGACCATCCGCGCCTTCACGATGTGACCGTGCTGGCCGACAACGGCTATACCCTCAGCTGGTCAGGTGAACGCTGGCGGCTTAGGGGTGCACATGGTTACGACAACACCAACCCTGATATGCACGGCATTTTCCTGGCCAAAGGGCCGGCGTTCCTGAATGACGGATATACCAAAAAGCCATTCCACAACATCCATCTTTACCAGCTTATGGCCGAAATATTGGGACTACAACCGGCCCAAACCGATGGATCGCGGGATTCAATACATGATTTACTCAAAACACGTTAA